In Mercurialis annua linkage group LG6, ddMerAnnu1.2, whole genome shotgun sequence, the following are encoded in one genomic region:
- the LOC126687202 gene encoding RAN GTPase-activating protein 1 has product MDYVAPAFQHHTFSVKLWPPSQGTRLMLVERMITNLTTPSVISRKYGLLSKEEAVEDATQIEELAFVAANQHHQKEPDGDGSSAVQVYARESSKLMMEVLKRGPRVKEDAEVTTAEIPILVHTDTFDISGGNRAFISAEEADDLLKPLKEPGNQYTKICFSNRSFGSDAAGVAEPILSSIKGQLREVDLSDFVAGRPEAEALEVMKIFSSALEGCNLRCLNLSNNALGEKGVRAFEALLKSQKNLEELYLINDGISEEAAHALYELIPSTEKLKVLQFHNNMTGDEGAVAIAEIVKRSALLEDFRCSSTRIGLDGGITLSEALGTCRHLRKLDLRDNMFGVEAGIALSKALISFADLTEIYLSYLNLEDEGAEALANALKESAPSLEVLEMAGNDITAKTAPSLAACIAAKQFLSNLSLSENELKDEGAILIAKAIEGGHGQLIEVDLSSNQIRRAGARLLAQAVVLKPGFKLLNINGNFISDEGIDEVKDIFKNLPGVLGPLDENDPEGEDLDDEGREDEDNEDNEDELESKLKGLEIKHDE; this is encoded by the coding sequence ATGGATTATGTTGCACCGGCTTTCCAACACCATACATTTTCGGTCAAATTGTGGCCTCCGAGTCAGGGTACTAGGCTGATGCTTGTAGAGAGGATGATTACGAATCTTACGACTCCGTCTGTTATTTCTAGAAAGTATGGCCTGTTGAGCAAAGAGGAGGCTGTGGAGGATGCCACACAAATTGAAGAGTTGGCATTTGTTGCAGCGAATCAGCACCATCAGAAGGAGCCAGATGGGGATGGGAGTTCTGCAGTTCAGGTTTATGCCAGAGAATCCAGTAAGCTCATGATGGAAGTTCTGAAAAGGGGTCCTAGAGTGAAGGAGGATGCTGAGGTGACAACCGCTGAGATACCTATCCTTGTACATACAGATACTTTTGATATATCTGGTGGCAACCGAGCATTTATCAGCGCAGAGGAGGCTGATGATCTCTTAAAACCCCTCAAGGAACCAGGAAACCAGTATACTAAGATCTGTTTTAGCAATAGAAGTTTTGGCTCCGACGCAGCTGGTGTTGCAGAGCCAATCTTGTCGTCCATAAAGGGTCAACTGAGAGAAGTGGATTTATCAGACTTTGTTGCGGGAAGGCCAGAAGCAGAAGCTTTAGAAGTCATGAAAATATTTTCTTCGGCTTTGGAGGGTTGTAATTTGAGGTGTCTCAACCTTTCAAACAATGCTCTGGGTGAAAAGGGTGTAAGGGCATTTGAAGCACTTCTCAAGTCACAAAAAAACCTGGAGGAGCTTTATCTTATAAATGATGGCATATCTGAGGAAGCTGCACATGCACTTTACGAGCTAATTCCTTCCACAGAGAAACTCAAGGTCCTTCAGTTTCACAATAACATGACTGGAGATGAAGGAGCAGTGGCTATCGCTGAGATTGTGAAACGGTCTGCTCTGTTGGAAGATTTTAGATGTTCTTCAACAAGGATAGGCTTAGATGGAGGTATTACACTGTCTGAAGCTCTTGGAACATGTAGACATTTACGGAAGCTTGATCTGCGCGACAATATGTTTGGAGTAGAAGCTGGTATTGCTTTGAGTAAGGCTCTAATTTCATTTGCTGATCTCACTGAGATTTACTTGAGTTATCTAAACTTAGAGGATGAAGGTGCAGAGGCACTTGCCAATGCTTTAAAGGAATCTGCACCTTCACTTGAAGTTCTCGAAATGGCTGGAAATGATATTACTGCCAAGACAGCTCCTTCTTTGGCAGCCTGTATTGCAGCAAAACAGTTtctcagcaatttaagcctttCGGAGAATGAACTGAAGGACGAAGGTGCTATTTTGATTGCAAAGGCAATAGAGGGGGGTCATGGCCAATTAATTGAAGTTGATTTGAGCAGTAACCAAATCAGGAGGGCCGGGGCAAGGCTCTTGGCACAGGCTGTTGTGCTTAAGCCTGGGTTTAAGTTGCTAAATATCAACGGCAATTTCATATCCGATGAAGGAATTGATGAGGTGAAGGATATATTCAAGAATTTGCCTGGTGTCCTCGGACCTTTGGATGAGAATGATCCAGAAGGTGAAGATCTTGACGATGAGGGCAGAGAAGATGAAGATAACGAAGATAACGAAGATGAATTAGAATCAAAACTCAAGGGTCTTGAGATCAAGCATGACGAATAG